One window of the Hyperolius riggenbachi isolate aHypRig1 chromosome 5, aHypRig1.pri, whole genome shotgun sequence genome contains the following:
- the LOC137518252 gene encoding uncharacterized protein: protein MQRSVYDIEELVAQIQAHPCLYDKGHKDYKDIHMARRLWEEIASSFFSNWNEMTPKQQNLKIEEVKMKWRSLKDTFKKELEKQKKMERSGAGAHFKPKYRHYDLLTFLIPCFEARSTEDSLPLTPQTINVDDDVDDTQMSINSSGDASDLNIMTNSDEQAANTRRSLKSTSSSESVTAAKKTKVTSSRKVVQAEKDVGDNAPFQGLLEYLKDNKDKQMQYIEREESDSYVIVKSAIPHLKKIDSEFFPEFHADLINLCRKYVTKTQTKQQRALGNDGNRYGQMQQELYRPPAQPYRTNQSNTNPQTQSVNSMGANTLPNPTYHTLQPAQRSDYMQSEPSFTQSLFSLDDKDE, encoded by the exons ATGCAGAGGAGTGTTTATGATATAGAGGAGCTGGTAGCTCAGATACAGGCGCACCCCTGCTTGTATGACAAGGGACACAAAGATTACAAAGACATTCATATGGCCAGAAGACTTTGGGAAGAGATTGCGTCATCTTTTTTCAGCAATTGGAACGAAATGACACCAAAACAGCAAAATCTCAAAA TAGAGGAAGTGAAAATGAAGTGGAGATCCCTCAAGGACACATTCAAAAAGGaacttgaaaaacaaaaaaaaatggaacgTAGTGGAGCTGGTGCACATTTCAAGCCCAAATACCGCCATTATGACTTGCTCACCTTTCTTATTCCATGCTTCGAGGCTAGAAG caCAGAGGATAGCTTGCCGCTAACTCCACAAACTATTAATGTGGATGATGATGTTGATGATACTCAAATGAGCATAAATTCATCCGGAGATGCAAGTGACCTGAACATCATGACAAATTCTGATGAACAAGCGGCAAACACTCGTAGGTCTCTGAAATCGACCAGTAGTAGTGAGAGTGTGACAGCAGCTAAGAAAACTAAAGTGACAAGCTCAAGAAAAGTAGTCCAAGCTGAGAAAGATGTTGGGGACAATGCTCCATTCCAAGGACTACTGGAATACTTGAAAGACAACAAAGACAAGCAGATGCAATACATAGAGAGGGAAGAAAGTGATTCATATGTCATAGTTAAGTCAGCTATTCCACATCTTAAAAAAATTGATTCCGAATTTTTCCCAGAATTTCATGCCGATCTGATTAATCTGTGTAGAAAATATGTCACTAAAACTCAGACCAAGCAACAACGGGCACTAGGTAACGATGGGAATAGGTATGGTCAAATGCAGCAAGAGTTGTACAGACCACCTGCACAACCTTATCGTACAAACCAATCAAACACCAACCCACAAACCCAATCTGTAAACAGTATGGGTGCCAACACCCTACCGAACCCAACATATCATACTTTGCAACCTGCTCAACGTTCCGATTACATGCAATCTGAACCTTCCTTCACACAGTCTTTATTTAGCTTGGATGACAAGGATGAGTGA